From the genome of Spodoptera frugiperda isolate SF20-4 chromosome 23, AGI-APGP_CSIRO_Sfru_2.0, whole genome shotgun sequence, one region includes:
- the LOC118267200 gene encoding protein scarlet isoform X2: protein MIPHSSKSKEPISKYDQLFPEIEEVLGPSPTFRPCTLVWRDLTVHTKLKDGKLKRLVNNVSGIAKPGTMTALMGPSGAGKTTLMSALAHRSPVGTVVDGEIAMNGTPLGEFMHQESGYMHQDDLFVDNLTVMEHLTIMARLRMDARTSSLARKRRVNQLLRQLSLYGSRFTLIGGLDGRKTLSGGERKRLAFATELLTDPGLLFCDEPTTGLDSSSAHQMMTLLRASAVQGKTVICTIHQPNTELMAQFDKLVLLAEGRVAFAGTATQALGFFKSLGYQCPLMYNPTDYFIKVLSLTPGSESASRQAIKNVCDRFAVSDEAKELDMEIQYEFHMMDNEDSSRSFAVEPHDTFVAPFFLTKLWWLIYRYLLVVIRDPRVQFVRILQKLAIALTAGLCFMGTARLTQSGIQDVQGALFIIIAENTFSPMYSVLHMFPEEFPLLNRELKAGLYSAPVYYTARMVALLPGLLIEPTLFTLVVYWIAGLRGSLYAFSFTVFLAILVLNVAIACGSFFSCAFGSMPVAIAYLVPFDYALMMTSGLFIKLSSMPKYVSWIRHLSWLMYSNEAMSILQWDGVQNITCISNEAGMPCLSTGEEVLTTYDFQSSNLWMDVLALFILYLAFHSLAVLALRHRTRRK, encoded by the exons ATGATACCACACAGTTCAAAAAGTAAAGAGCCAATTTCCAAGTATGACCAGTTGTTTCCTGAGATTGAGGAGGTCTTGGGTCCAAGCCCGACCTTCAGACCCTGTACCCTCGTATGGAGGGACCTGACAGTCCACACCAAGCTCAAGGATGGAAAGCTGAAGAGGCTTGTCAACAATG TCAGCGGGATAGCAAAACCGGGCACAATGACTGCGTTAATGGGACCGAG TGGAGCTGGCAAAACCACATTAATGTCGGCGTTAGCGCATCGAAGTCCGG TGGGCACAGTGGTCGATGGAGAAATCGCCATGAATGGGACGCCGCTCGGAGAGTTCATGCACCAGGAGAGTGGATACATGCATCAGGATGACCTGTTCGTCGACAACCTTACAGTTATGGAACATCTTACTATCATG GCCAGGCTCCGTATGGACGCGCGCACATCCTCCTTGGCTCGCAAGAGACGAGTGAACCAGCTTCTGCGGCAGCTGTCTCTGTACGGGTCCAGGTTCACGCTGATTGGAGGTCTGGATGGCAGAAAGACCCTGTCTGGTGGGGAGAGGAAGAGGCTAGCCTTCGCCACagaa CTCCTAACAGACCCTGGACTTCTCTTCTGCGATGAGCCGACGACGGGTTTGGATTCCTCTTCAGCTCACCAAATGATGACCCTCCTTCGAGCCAGTGCTGTCCAGGGCAAGACGGTCATCTGTACCATTCACCAACCTAATACGGAGCTGATGGCTCAGTTTGATAAGCTGGTCCTCTTGGCTGAAGGTCGAGTGGCGTTTGCTGGTACAGCCACACAGGCCTTAGGCTTCTTTAAGAG TCTCGGCTACCAATGCCCCCTCATGTACAACCCTACAGACTACTTCATCAAAGTACTGTCTCTGACTCCTGGTTCAGAGTCAGCTTCACGTCAAGCCATCAAGAATGTCTGCGACAGATTCGCAGTCAGCGACGAAGCCAAAGAACTTGACATGGAAATACAATATGAATTCCACATGATGGATAATGAGGATTCATCACGATCC TTTGCCGTAGAACCTCACGATACCTTCGTAGCCCCGTTCTTCCTCACCAAGCTATGGTGGTTAATATACAGATATCTACTAGTTGTAATCAGAGACCCACGAGTTCAGTTCGTGAGGATACTACAGAAATTG GCTATAGCATTAACAGCGGGTCTCTGCTTCATGGGAACCGCTCGGCTGACCCAGTCTGGCATCCAAGATGTTCAGGGTGCCCTCTTCATCATCATAGCAGAGAACACCTTCAGCCCCATGTACTCTGTCCTCCACATGTTCCCTGAGGAGTTCCCACTCCTCAACAGGGAGTTGAAGGCTGGGTTGTACTCAGCGCCCGTCTATTATACTGCGAGGATGGTGGCTTTG TTGCCAGGCTTGCTGATAGAGCCGACCCTGTTCACGCTGGTGGTGTACTGGATCGCAGGGCTCCGTGGATCCCTGTACGCGTTCAGCTTCACCGTCTTCTTGGCGATCCTAGTGCTGAATGTGGCCATCGCTTGTG GATCATTCTTCTCGTGTGCGTTTGGTTCCATGCCAGTAGCGATAGCTTACCTGGTACCCTTCGACTACGCCCTCATGATGACCTCCGGGCTCTTCATTAAATTAAG TTCAATGCCAAAATACGTATCCTGGATCCGCCACCTCTCCTGGCTGATGTACTCCAACGAGGCCATGAGCATACTGCAGTGGGACGGAGTtcaaaatataa cATGCATTTCAAATGAAGCTGGGATGCCGTGCCTAAGTACCGGTGAAGAGGTCCTGACCACTTACGACTTCCAAAGCAGTAATCTATGGATGGATGTATTGGCGCTCTTCATTTTATACCTAGCATTCCATAGCCTAGCCGTGCTAGCATTACGACATAGAACTAggagaaaataa
- the LOC118267200 gene encoding protein scarlet isoform X1 codes for MAMSGNPKVNGDRLSFIPDPTVAETYEMIPHSSKSKEPISKYDQLFPEIEEVLGPSPTFRPCTLVWRDLTVHTKLKDGKLKRLVNNVSGIAKPGTMTALMGPSGAGKTTLMSALAHRSPVGTVVDGEIAMNGTPLGEFMHQESGYMHQDDLFVDNLTVMEHLTIMARLRMDARTSSLARKRRVNQLLRQLSLYGSRFTLIGGLDGRKTLSGGERKRLAFATELLTDPGLLFCDEPTTGLDSSSAHQMMTLLRASAVQGKTVICTIHQPNTELMAQFDKLVLLAEGRVAFAGTATQALGFFKSLGYQCPLMYNPTDYFIKVLSLTPGSESASRQAIKNVCDRFAVSDEAKELDMEIQYEFHMMDNEDSSRSFAVEPHDTFVAPFFLTKLWWLIYRYLLVVIRDPRVQFVRILQKLAIALTAGLCFMGTARLTQSGIQDVQGALFIIIAENTFSPMYSVLHMFPEEFPLLNRELKAGLYSAPVYYTARMVALLPGLLIEPTLFTLVVYWIAGLRGSLYAFSFTVFLAILVLNVAIACGSFFSCAFGSMPVAIAYLVPFDYALMMTSGLFIKLSSMPKYVSWIRHLSWLMYSNEAMSILQWDGVQNITCISNEAGMPCLSTGEEVLTTYDFQSSNLWMDVLALFILYLAFHSLAVLALRHRTRRK; via the exons atggCAATGAGTGGGAATCCTAAGGTTAATGGAGACAGATTAAGTTTCATTCCAGACCCGACCGTTGCGGAAACCTAT GAAATGATACCACACAGTTCAAAAAGTAAAGAGCCAATTTCCAAGTATGACCAGTTGTTTCCTGAGATTGAGGAGGTCTTGGGTCCAAGCCCGACCTTCAGACCCTGTACCCTCGTATGGAGGGACCTGACAGTCCACACCAAGCTCAAGGATGGAAAGCTGAAGAGGCTTGTCAACAATG TCAGCGGGATAGCAAAACCGGGCACAATGACTGCGTTAATGGGACCGAG TGGAGCTGGCAAAACCACATTAATGTCGGCGTTAGCGCATCGAAGTCCGG TGGGCACAGTGGTCGATGGAGAAATCGCCATGAATGGGACGCCGCTCGGAGAGTTCATGCACCAGGAGAGTGGATACATGCATCAGGATGACCTGTTCGTCGACAACCTTACAGTTATGGAACATCTTACTATCATG GCCAGGCTCCGTATGGACGCGCGCACATCCTCCTTGGCTCGCAAGAGACGAGTGAACCAGCTTCTGCGGCAGCTGTCTCTGTACGGGTCCAGGTTCACGCTGATTGGAGGTCTGGATGGCAGAAAGACCCTGTCTGGTGGGGAGAGGAAGAGGCTAGCCTTCGCCACagaa CTCCTAACAGACCCTGGACTTCTCTTCTGCGATGAGCCGACGACGGGTTTGGATTCCTCTTCAGCTCACCAAATGATGACCCTCCTTCGAGCCAGTGCTGTCCAGGGCAAGACGGTCATCTGTACCATTCACCAACCTAATACGGAGCTGATGGCTCAGTTTGATAAGCTGGTCCTCTTGGCTGAAGGTCGAGTGGCGTTTGCTGGTACAGCCACACAGGCCTTAGGCTTCTTTAAGAG TCTCGGCTACCAATGCCCCCTCATGTACAACCCTACAGACTACTTCATCAAAGTACTGTCTCTGACTCCTGGTTCAGAGTCAGCTTCACGTCAAGCCATCAAGAATGTCTGCGACAGATTCGCAGTCAGCGACGAAGCCAAAGAACTTGACATGGAAATACAATATGAATTCCACATGATGGATAATGAGGATTCATCACGATCC TTTGCCGTAGAACCTCACGATACCTTCGTAGCCCCGTTCTTCCTCACCAAGCTATGGTGGTTAATATACAGATATCTACTAGTTGTAATCAGAGACCCACGAGTTCAGTTCGTGAGGATACTACAGAAATTG GCTATAGCATTAACAGCGGGTCTCTGCTTCATGGGAACCGCTCGGCTGACCCAGTCTGGCATCCAAGATGTTCAGGGTGCCCTCTTCATCATCATAGCAGAGAACACCTTCAGCCCCATGTACTCTGTCCTCCACATGTTCCCTGAGGAGTTCCCACTCCTCAACAGGGAGTTGAAGGCTGGGTTGTACTCAGCGCCCGTCTATTATACTGCGAGGATGGTGGCTTTG TTGCCAGGCTTGCTGATAGAGCCGACCCTGTTCACGCTGGTGGTGTACTGGATCGCAGGGCTCCGTGGATCCCTGTACGCGTTCAGCTTCACCGTCTTCTTGGCGATCCTAGTGCTGAATGTGGCCATCGCTTGTG GATCATTCTTCTCGTGTGCGTTTGGTTCCATGCCAGTAGCGATAGCTTACCTGGTACCCTTCGACTACGCCCTCATGATGACCTCCGGGCTCTTCATTAAATTAAG TTCAATGCCAAAATACGTATCCTGGATCCGCCACCTCTCCTGGCTGATGTACTCCAACGAGGCCATGAGCATACTGCAGTGGGACGGAGTtcaaaatataa cATGCATTTCAAATGAAGCTGGGATGCCGTGCCTAAGTACCGGTGAAGAGGTCCTGACCACTTACGACTTCCAAAGCAGTAATCTATGGATGGATGTATTGGCGCTCTTCATTTTATACCTAGCATTCCATAGCCTAGCCGTGCTAGCATTACGACATAGAACTAggagaaaataa